From one Desulfobacterales bacterium genomic stretch:
- a CDS encoding JAB domain-containing protein codes for MLGLLGSAAEKTIGVGAGLRDWGMKGYQRNMAEAQENAATVSFKDLADDFTLGKFGTWLTETGGSLVPSMVEAAVGVATGTGLAGIALKKGIAKGSQKYLTESVLKKSIEKTLEKGIATEAGKKLVSEVGKAEAKKQLRDEVTKGVIKRFGGQVGMGAAVLPMEAGGNYGQLMDEHGVDAPFSSLATGTVSTALEYLGGNIGWLDKVIPGAGGKIMRAISSKNGNLLKRTAKEIATSMPAEMGQEAGQGLMSILNTVANTDEKLFTEKNMWEVLENAAAGGVGGGFGGVAQGLTSSRQTAEPKIDPVQPATEPVPLRPSGSTASSPTGKLFSLNAIARKIANEDAGIRPRSEIAEYGQASGELGLEPNMPNAPGQFGYPEIEGQQNKAMPQRPTAFKAMPQRPTAFHGEVDRLAQMPTPAFIQDARAKIDLEEEQAGYRDRRSEDRMTVEKLRDIKLTAIDAARRLNIAKIPYRNTQLTEQETAELEQIIKAAEQAEADFLRAPGSQTPHEEQNRGFAQDILNPLKRAGSWEMPTVEMSTIGQAQPGLLNTLQTAPNQGATIPMSPSAPQAPYDPLIDEARPSVVEMPLEEPAQTQQPVKAEPTQTKKQKAEADYNTFVGTLSDEQIQSVKGLIVENPSSPGSQKLKIQKALAKVKTKPSVEERFTKAISALQTKEGKVDLKKLHAKAFIPKEDFTRLVSTLTAEGKIVSVDKNTVTYQPEGSKPADTKALQADSLRGSTLDDQGAGKVVGRVENAVEAEITPKTEPATKAPEKSSDPWEMTREEILQEAMAHNEAFLGGGLSSEEFSSRGERKSLLRKEWAKRFEDESLDEAAKKYAPVRRVKEIQKDIAALQKRIDKINENRKAPLSGGTRAKTTTANANAGKLIDNLKVLKQELLEAENQLKSDQPSDDRQAKKIDQQPMLNSLNPTGGIFEGYTPQVRMTAKLGDNITTLDKTSGKSPDEMITIYRGAPKTQKSINAGDYVTTNLQLAKDYGGGKVISLKVKMSDVLDDRTEPLGEEYIYRPVSAKTETAETPSAKPGKITTLPTESLSVDPERFQYKRYMGQGGAGSKLREVKKYNPELGGIISVWKDPADGKTYVVNGHHRYELASRAGYPELVVRYLDAKTAEQAKLKGALINIAEGQGSPEDAAVVFRKSDMTPEKLQQKYGVSVKGEIAKQGMGLSQLDESIFKKVEVGDLPRAWGVIIGEKLPDHEAQKALVQLLEKESKRRKNISTSLIEQLINDVAGVETKAEVQASLFGDVIKTRPLLMERAELRDYAIKTLSADKRLFGVAGDSSKGKRLQQAGNRLNLKKNKQISENAGKTADIINRLSGHKGPVSDALNQHAKELSDAKSISEKNAVKSRFLEAVRGAAEMEIGGRTGRVSEGNNRYDRGREFDSGTPEGLAEPIDLFGNTAPGQQNLFGDESGKQQKPKQASARRGGKQPLRQKQRSLFVEPAEAIQPELFPAFFEKRKPVFKPAPVPRNLQAPGRTRMATTGYIGHNSLVAKNAAEVASLLAHIRKSAQEHVFTVTTDKNGTILEIHRYSKGLRNSSQISPIELAGHVLNVPGASKTYFVHNHPSENPKPSNEDVSMVDKIGHILKTRDIELEALVIAGQKYRDITSWMNNSDEAIPPNARTVKLPVKERFLVSKKNNISINNPDKATAAFQKHEAKDGILFLDSQLHEVGFMPWPAGESKKTATGDIIAALEKANAHTYILKSDKPLTSTDRGAYVENLIADLRVMGINPLDIVEQGISFQDSGRIDFIGRERNANFDGLLSEDILYSYVGQKSKTADKSALAQAVEMEQAGEDMEAIRQETGWFLGMDDFWRYEIDDSKMKIDFGIKPHGGYAIGVGLEAKRQKLDRPLKLPDILEHKELFKAYPFLSDVGVSDRQMTDRSGEWNEKGNGIIWLNTDLHYYENAEAVLLHEIQHAIQGYEGFASGGSPEEAYQGTERADYIQETFKRLRKNPGNKEYSDSEVRKHAEKIVDSEHGRMKHYKHLAGEIESRDTSARMGLTAEQRKQTAPYSSQGISKQDAIIKFKSDGTSMSTQLTAAITKAAIKSMPIAKTWKITEKDGKLYIQTRKGYGFTIEAVDSVTENKIAFRAGYGRAKRADEVIEGAYQHDNRSISIVKGVGDKWTVGHEFTHFLEKSGILSPFDVKALEQRIKALTKQGKFKPESETNIGGEEDRARFVASALYDRGQPGVIRNIMRRIADIIDGFVNLFKRTSRGVIRDIESGRIMDSKGGVAVGGTAVAYQVSGWHGSPNDITKSKEGKFSTNHIGEGEGNQAFGWGLYYTESEAVARGYADTLGGNKYYFDNKELKAIVRKYIPGATTSDVAQIASVFKDGIPRKHIAYRSTAARQALSNAEINKMADEIEALPGARNLYKVTINKGKQESEYTFLDWDKPFPADKIDAVKSELQKADLPPEMHGVWTSKSFNTGRAIYHKITGLFMDGETSETEAEKQASLLLLRAGIDGIRYPVGSLSGMKSDKHNYVVFDENAVTVEEHIQYSTRNITPALSLLSDLKAKHPSSRVIQIVQGHIDNGGMRYLKRDVQEGAFDGLLRPEEIKILTSVADSDKDLAKYRAMDPVQYSVRALEKERMGEDKIGWWDMVKGIFTDTADRYQEGKTDFSAASKIFSPPLHHFDKIEAGGRMYKHTVGSKDDFYLKTDEMFADGQGGSYYGDMEALAKANPKEFKKLNQRWVDDDMNGNGYGMRYSDGKWRVFGKNKKQVAEFDSEEEAHSFRRGKELEDLREEGYSEDAIKVHAGKNTILDRGFETLMKPMRDLIARAKEELAEKHLGVKKGVNGKWVVYNTMNGQLQGGSFDSEAEAWDSVLDMPAVIEEDKTTGQKRVGFSVALAQMGDLRGHYFPRVRKSGAYVLTATKKGANTERHHFDIPAGVKIGNRMINLPAPMQIKTRQLEAKGYKVTWKKSESMPESIFDLIGQRLGFFEMISKGLEGVGVDAISTLRDMGLQGKWVDKEDSRDYILTGESAYRERYLDIFQEFGGKFRYVERHIRNGKIGYGEWTFEDAKGDIEQKIAQRIFEVEAINPDFVAKFQTEIATQIGNIFKARGARSHMIQRSEATGKDVVIGYETDAIQSIGQYIRGIAAGEAKRDLAINLIKDFTGTWESWTEYKERAGEGADWNDYKELCNERRIDPTRQKNAHNELLTFMKDVLRNQEQVDRIVGTMTGAAVLKYLAGRVAAPLVNLTALPTALVGTMHGIANVPFAKSFANITRAIKFYRTYRWGDKETLPADIKRLFEDIDKKGWLVAQYDREALTVLHSKVGRGYNKLIDLGMSMFAVTEQINRAASIAGTYLSVKDQMGHDEALELSKEVSDKANGEYSKGNRMHWTRGGGLAANS; via the coding sequence ATGTTAGGGCTCTTAGGTTCAGCAGCAGAGAAGACTATAGGAGTTGGCGCGGGCCTTCGTGATTGGGGGATGAAGGGCTATCAAAGGAACATGGCCGAGGCGCAGGAAAACGCGGCTACTGTTTCCTTTAAGGATCTGGCTGATGATTTTACTCTCGGCAAGTTTGGCACATGGTTAACTGAAACCGGCGGCTCTCTGGTTCCCTCAATGGTGGAGGCGGCAGTTGGCGTAGCAACCGGAACGGGCCTTGCAGGGATAGCCTTAAAAAAAGGTATTGCCAAAGGCAGCCAGAAATATTTGACCGAATCCGTTTTAAAAAAGAGCATCGAGAAAACCCTTGAAAAAGGAATTGCTACCGAAGCCGGTAAAAAGCTGGTCAGTGAAGTTGGCAAAGCTGAAGCCAAGAAACAGCTCAGAGACGAAGTAACCAAGGGTGTTATCAAGCGTTTCGGCGGGCAGGTCGGCATGGGTGCGGCAGTTCTCCCGATGGAGGCAGGCGGGAATTATGGTCAGCTCATGGATGAACATGGCGTAGATGCCCCATTCTCCTCTCTGGCTACAGGAACAGTTTCAACCGCCCTTGAATATCTTGGCGGTAATATCGGCTGGCTGGATAAGGTGATCCCCGGTGCAGGCGGCAAGATCATGCGGGCTATCAGCTCCAAAAACGGGAATCTGCTCAAACGTACCGCAAAAGAGATCGCTACAAGCATGCCTGCTGAAATGGGCCAGGAAGCTGGCCAGGGCCTTATGTCCATCCTGAATACCGTTGCCAATACCGACGAGAAGCTTTTCACAGAAAAGAATATGTGGGAGGTTCTTGAGAATGCGGCAGCCGGTGGCGTGGGCGGCGGCTTTGGTGGTGTGGCACAAGGGCTTACTTCTTCCCGGCAAACGGCAGAACCTAAAATAGATCCAGTGCAACCCGCAACCGAACCCGTTCCGCTACGTCCGTCTGGTTCAACGGCCTCCAGCCCAACAGGTAAACTATTTTCTTTAAATGCCATTGCCCGGAAAATAGCCAACGAGGACGCCGGTATCCGTCCAAGAAGCGAGATAGCCGAATATGGTCAAGCCAGCGGTGAACTCGGCCTTGAGCCAAATATGCCAAACGCACCGGGGCAATTTGGCTATCCCGAGATTGAAGGCCAGCAAAACAAAGCTATGCCCCAACGTCCCACAGCATTCAAAGCTATGCCCCAACGTCCCACAGCATTTCATGGCGAAGTTGATCGTCTGGCGCAGATGCCAACTCCCGCCTTTATTCAGGACGCCAGGGCTAAGATAGATCTCGAAGAGGAACAAGCCGGATACAGAGACCGACGCTCAGAAGACCGGATGACCGTTGAAAAACTTCGAGATATTAAGCTTACGGCCATTGATGCGGCAAGACGGTTGAATATTGCCAAGATTCCGTATCGTAACACGCAACTGACCGAACAGGAAACCGCAGAGCTTGAACAGATTATCAAAGCGGCGGAACAAGCAGAGGCGGATTTTCTCCGGGCTCCGGGCAGTCAGACGCCGCACGAAGAACAAAACCGTGGATTTGCTCAAGATATCCTAAACCCGCTTAAAAGGGCCGGCTCTTGGGAGATGCCCACTGTAGAGATGTCAACGATAGGCCAAGCTCAACCCGGCCTATTAAACACCCTGCAAACCGCACCAAACCAAGGGGCCACTATCCCGATGTCCCCTTCAGCACCCCAAGCCCCATATGATCCATTGATTGACGAGGCCCGGCCTTCAGTGGTTGAAATGCCACTGGAAGAACCGGCACAAACCCAACAACCAGTAAAAGCAGAACCCACTCAAACCAAAAAACAAAAAGCCGAGGCAGACTACAACACATTCGTAGGCACCCTTTCAGATGAACAAATCCAGTCCGTAAAAGGCCTGATCGTTGAAAATCCATCGTCACCCGGTAGCCAAAAGCTCAAAATCCAAAAGGCACTGGCGAAGGTCAAAACCAAACCCTCAGTAGAGGAAAGATTCACCAAGGCCATTTCCGCCCTTCAGACCAAAGAGGGCAAAGTCGATCTAAAAAAACTTCATGCAAAGGCGTTTATTCCGAAAGAGGATTTTACCAGACTTGTTTCAACCCTCACCGCAGAGGGCAAAATCGTTTCGGTAGACAAAAACACTGTCACCTACCAACCTGAAGGCTCTAAACCCGCTGATACCAAGGCTTTACAGGCCGACTCTCTGAGAGGCTCTACATTGGACGATCAGGGGGCGGGTAAGGTGGTAGGTCGGGTGGAAAATGCTGTAGAGGCTGAAATTACTCCGAAAACCGAACCAGCCACAAAAGCACCGGAGAAAAGTTCCGACCCTTGGGAGATGACGCGAGAGGAGATCCTTCAAGAGGCCATGGCCCATAATGAGGCATTTCTTGGCGGCGGTTTATCGAGCGAGGAGTTTAGCAGCAGAGGCGAAAGAAAATCTTTGCTTAGGAAGGAATGGGCCAAACGGTTTGAAGACGAAAGTCTTGATGAGGCAGCAAAAAAATATGCCCCTGTTCGGCGCGTAAAAGAAATACAAAAAGATATAGCTGCACTGCAAAAACGAATTGATAAGATAAACGAAAATAGAAAAGCCCCTCTCAGCGGCGGGACAAGAGCCAAAACGACAACCGCGAATGCAAATGCAGGCAAGCTGATAGATAATTTGAAGGTGTTGAAACAAGAGCTTCTGGAAGCTGAGAATCAGCTCAAATCCGATCAGCCAAGCGACGATAGACAGGCCAAGAAAATTGACCAACAACCAATGCTCAACTCCCTAAATCCCACTGGAGGTATTTTTGAGGGGTATACTCCACAGGTAAGAATGACCGCTAAGCTTGGAGATAATATTACGACGCTTGATAAAACGTCGGGAAAATCTCCAGATGAAATGATAACGATTTATAGGGGCGCTCCAAAAACACAAAAGAGTATAAATGCTGGTGATTATGTTACTACAAATTTGCAGCTTGCCAAAGATTATGGTGGCGGAAAAGTAATATCCCTAAAAGTAAAAATGTCTGATGTTCTTGACGATAGAACAGAACCATTGGGAGAAGAATATATTTACAGACCTGTTTCAGCCAAAACGGAGACGGCTGAGACGCCTTCAGCTAAACCTGGCAAGATAACAACTCTCCCGACCGAATCATTAAGCGTCGATCCGGAACGGTTCCAATATAAACGGTATATGGGTCAGGGTGGGGCCGGGTCTAAATTGCGGGAAGTGAAAAAATATAATCCTGAGTTGGGCGGGATTATATCGGTGTGGAAAGATCCTGCTGACGGTAAAACCTATGTTGTAAACGGGCATCATCGGTATGAATTGGCCTCAAGAGCTGGATACCCGGAGCTTGTTGTCAGATATTTGGATGCGAAAACGGCAGAACAGGCAAAGCTCAAGGGCGCACTGATTAACATCGCTGAAGGGCAGGGAAGTCCAGAGGATGCGGCGGTTGTATTCCGTAAATCCGATATGACTCCGGAAAAACTTCAACAAAAATATGGCGTATCAGTTAAGGGTGAGATTGCAAAGCAGGGAATGGGCCTGTCTCAGCTGGACGAGTCTATCTTTAAAAAGGTTGAAGTTGGAGATTTGCCCCGCGCCTGGGGAGTTATTATCGGGGAGAAGTTGCCGGATCACGAGGCACAAAAGGCATTGGTTCAACTACTTGAAAAGGAATCCAAGCGTCGAAAGAATATCAGCACAAGTCTTATTGAGCAGTTGATTAACGATGTGGCGGGAGTTGAAACAAAGGCAGAGGTGCAGGCTTCATTGTTTGGCGATGTGATAAAAACAAGGCCACTGCTTATGGAACGTGCCGAACTCAGGGACTATGCAATTAAAACCCTGTCAGCAGATAAGCGATTGTTTGGCGTGGCTGGCGATTCCTCAAAAGGAAAGCGTTTACAACAGGCGGGAAATAGGCTAAACTTAAAAAAAAATAAACAAATATCAGAAAACGCCGGGAAAACTGCCGACATTATAAACCGACTGTCCGGGCACAAAGGGCCGGTAAGCGATGCGCTGAACCAGCACGCAAAGGAGTTGTCAGATGCAAAATCAATCTCAGAAAAAAACGCCGTCAAATCCAGATTCCTCGAAGCGGTCAGAGGCGCCGCCGAGATGGAAATCGGAGGAAGAACAGGACGAGTTTCTGAAGGAAATAACCGATATGATAGAGGACGGGAGTTTGATTCCGGAACCCCCGAAGGACTTGCCGAACCAATAGACCTGTTCGGGAATACTGCCCCGGGCCAGCAGAATTTATTCGGAGATGAGAGTGGAAAACAGCAAAAACCAAAACAAGCCAGTGCCAGGCGGGGAGGGAAACAGCCTCTCCGCCAAAAGCAACGTAGTTTATTTGTCGAACCGGCAGAAGCGATCCAACCGGAATTGTTCCCGGCCTTCTTTGAAAAACGGAAGCCAGTGTTCAAGCCTGCTCCGGTTCCCCGTAATTTACAGGCTCCCGGCAGAACCCGAATGGCTACTACCGGATACATCGGACATAACAGCCTTGTGGCAAAAAACGCCGCCGAAGTCGCCTCTCTCTTAGCTCACATCCGTAAATCCGCACAAGAACACGTTTTTACCGTCACCACAGATAAAAACGGAACCATCCTTGAAATCCATAGATATTCAAAGGGGCTGAGAAATAGTTCACAGATCAGTCCGATTGAACTTGCTGGACATGTTTTGAATGTGCCAGGGGCAAGCAAGACTTATTTTGTCCATAACCATCCGTCAGAAAATCCGAAGCCGAGTAACGAAGATGTGTCTATGGTGGATAAAATCGGGCATATCTTAAAGACGCGGGATATCGAGCTTGAGGCACTTGTTATTGCTGGGCAAAAATACAGAGACATCACGTCATGGATGAACAACTCAGATGAGGCCATCCCTCCAAACGCTCGTACCGTAAAGCTCCCGGTTAAAGAACGGTTTTTGGTCAGCAAGAAAAACAATATATCTATAAACAACCCCGATAAAGCCACCGCCGCATTTCAGAAGCATGAGGCTAAAGACGGGATTTTGTTTTTAGACTCACAGCTTCACGAGGTGGGTTTTATGCCGTGGCCTGCCGGGGAATCCAAAAAAACTGCAACCGGGGATATCATCGCAGCGTTAGAAAAAGCCAACGCCCATACATATATTTTAAAATCCGACAAGCCGTTAACCTCAACCGATAGAGGCGCGTATGTTGAAAATCTTATTGCAGATTTAAGGGTAATGGGGATCAACCCTCTTGATATTGTTGAGCAAGGGATCTCATTTCAGGACAGCGGCAGGATAGACTTTATCGGCAGAGAGCGTAACGCGAATTTTGACGGATTGCTGTCTGAGGATATTCTTTATTCCTATGTAGGCCAAAAATCCAAAACCGCTGATAAATCCGCCCTTGCCCAGGCTGTTGAGATGGAACAGGCCGGGGAGGATATGGAGGCTATCCGGCAGGAGACCGGATGGTTTTTGGGTATGGATGATTTTTGGCGGTACGAAATAGATGATTCTAAAATGAAGATAGATTTTGGAATTAAACCGCATGGTGGGTATGCTATTGGCGTAGGGCTTGAGGCTAAACGTCAGAAGCTTGACCGCCCCTTGAAGCTGCCGGATATTTTAGAGCATAAGGAGCTTTTTAAGGCATATCCGTTCTTATCTGATGTCGGTGTTTCGGATCGGCAGATGACGGACAGGTCTGGCGAATGGAATGAAAAGGGCAACGGAATAATATGGTTAAATACAGATCTACATTATTACGAAAATGCAGAAGCGGTACTGCTCCATGAAATCCAGCACGCCATTCAGGGTTATGAAGGGTTTGCTTCTGGGGGGAGCCCAGAGGAAGCGTATCAAGGCACGGAGCGGGCAGATTATATCCAAGAGACTTTTAAAAGGCTAAGAAAAAATCCAGGCAATAAAGAATATTCAGACAGCGAAGTAAGAAAGCATGCTGAAAAAATAGTTGATTCAGAGCATGGTAGAATGAAGCATTACAAGCATCTTGCCGGAGAAATAGAATCAAGAGACACATCTGCAAGGATGGGTTTAACCGCAGAGCAACGAAAGCAAACCGCCCCGTATTCGTCTCAAGGTATCTCAAAACAAGACGCCATCATCAAATTTAAATCTGACGGCACCTCAATGTCAACTCAACTGACCGCCGCAATAACCAAAGCAGCCATAAAATCCATGCCAATAGCCAAAACATGGAAGATCACCGAGAAAGACGGCAAGCTCTACATCCAAACCCGAAAAGGCTACGGTTTCACCATCGAGGCCGTGGATTCAGTAACAGAAAACAAAATCGCCTTTCGTGCCGGTTACGGACGCGCCAAACGAGCCGATGAGGTCATAGAAGGCGCTTATCAACACGACAATAGAAGCATAAGCATTGTAAAGGGAGTAGGCGACAAATGGACAGTGGGCCATGAATTTACCCATTTTCTTGAGAAGTCCGGTATTTTATCCCCGTTCGACGTAAAAGCGTTGGAACAGCGCATTAAAGCCCTGACCAAGCAAGGCAAATTCAAACCCGAATCAGAAACGAATATCGGCGGTGAAGAAGACCGGGCGCGGTTTGTTGCATCGGCATTGTATGACCGTGGGCAGCCGGGTGTAATCCGAAACATCATGCGGCGGATCGCTGATATTATTGACGGGTTTGTTAATCTGTTCAAGAGGACTTCGCGCGGGGTGATTCGAGATATTGAATCTGGACGGATCATGGATTCCAAGGGCGGTGTAGCTGTGGGCGGTACTGCTGTGGCATATCAAGTCTCCGGCTGGCATGGAAGCCCAAACGATATAACCAAATCCAAAGAGGGCAAGTTCTCTACCAATCATATTGGAGAAGGTGAGGGCAATCAGGCTTTCGGATGGGGATTATATTATACGGAGTCCGAAGCTGTTGCTCGTGGGTATGCGGATACGCTTGGTGGGAACAAATATTATTTTGATAATAAGGAGCTTAAAGCTATTGTCCGAAAATATATACCGGGTGCAACAACAAGCGATGTGGCTCAAATAGCCAGTGTTTTTAAAGACGGCATACCCCGAAAGCATATAGCCTATAGGAGCACAGCTGCAAGGCAGGCGTTAAGTAATGCCGAGATAAATAAAATGGCAGATGAAATAGAGGCGCTTCCTGGCGCCCGTAACCTCTACAAAGTCACCATCAACAAAGGCAAGCAGGAGAGTGAATATACTTTTTTGGATTGGGATAAGCCGTTTCCTGCTGATAAAATAGACGCCGTAAAAAGCGAGTTGCAGAAAGCCGATCTACCGCCTGAAATGCACGGGGTATGGACGTCTAAAAGTTTTAACACCGGGAGGGCGATTTATCATAAAATTACGGGGCTTTTTATGGACGGGGAAACGTCTGAAACTGAGGCCGAGAAGCAAGCGTCATTGCTCCTGCTAAGAGCAGGCATAGACGGAATCCGCTACCCAGTAGGCTCCCTTTCCGGCATGAAATCAGACAAGCACAATTATGTGGTGTTTGACGAAAATGCGGTTACTGTTGAGGAGCATATCCAATACTCAACAAGAAACATAACCCCAGCCCTAAGCCTGCTATCCGACCTGAAAGCCAAACACCCATCAAGCCGGGTAATCCAGATCGTACAAGGTCATATCGACAACGGCGGGATGCGATACCTCAAGCGTGACGTTCAAGAGGGTGCCTTTGACGGCCTGCTTCGACCTGAAGAAATCAAGATTCTAACCTCCGTGGCCGATTCAGACAAAGACCTTGCCAAGTATCGGGCGATGGACCCGGTTCAGTATTCAGTCCGGGCGCTGGAAAAAGAGCGGATGGGGGAGGATAAAATTGGATGGTGGGATATGGTAAAAGGCATATTCACCGATACCGCAGACCGATACCAAGAGGGCAAAACAGACTTTTCAGCAGCTTCAAAGATTTTCTCTCCCCCGCTTCATCACTTTGACAAGATTGAGGCGGGCGGCCGGATGTATAAGCACACTGTCGGCTCCAAGGATGATTTTTACCTTAAAACTGATGAGATGTTTGCTGACGGGCAGGGCGGTTCATACTATGGAGATATGGAAGCCCTTGCCAAGGCCAATCCTAAAGAGTTTAAAAAGCTCAATCAGCGTTGGGTGGACGATGATATGAACGGTAACGGGTACGGAATGCGGTACTCTGACGGCAAATGGCGCGTGTTTGGCAAGAATAAAAAACAGGTAGCCGAGTTTGACTCTGAAGAAGAAGCCCACTCCTTCCGCCGCGGCAAAGAGCTTGAAGACCTTCGAGAGGAAGGCTATTCAGAGGATGCTATTAAAGTCCATGCCGGGAAGAACACTATTCTTGACCGCGGCTTTGAAACCCTGATGAAACCCATGCGGGATCTGATCGCCAGAGCCAAAGAGGAACTTGCAGAAAAACACCTGGGCGTTAAAAAAGGCGTCAATGGTAAATGGGTGGTTTACAACACGATGAACGGACAGCTCCAGGGCGGCAGTTTCGATTCTGAAGCCGAGGCGTGGGATTCGGTTCTGGATATGCCGGCAGTCATTGAGGAGGATAAAACCACCGGCCAGAAACGAGTCGGCTTTTCCGTGGCACTGGCTCAGATGGGCGATTTAAGGGGGCATTACTTCCCCAGGGTCAGAAAATCAGGGGCCTACGTTTTGACGGCTACCAAGAAAGGGGCAAACACTGAACGACATCATTTTGACATACCGGCAGGCGTGAAAATCGGCAACAGAATGATAAATCTTCCCGCACCGATGCAGATTAAAACCCGTCAGCTTGAAGCTAAAGGGTACAAGGTTACATGGAAGAAATCCGAGTCCATGCCTGAATCCATTTTTGATTTGATCGGACAGCGGTTGGGATTCTTTGAAATGATTAGCAAGGGTCTTGAGGGTGTGGGCGTGGATGCCATATCAACATTGCGGGATATGGGCCTTCAAGGGAAGTGGGTGGATAAGGAAGATTCGAGAGATTATATTTTAACCGGCGAATCTGCTTACCGGGAGCGGTATCTTGATATTTTTCAGGAGTTCGGGGGCAAGTTCCGCTATGTCGAGAGGCATATCCGAAACGGTAAAATCGGATACGGTGAATGGACCTTTGAGGATGCCAAAGGCGATATTGAGCAGAAAATCGCACAACGGATCTTCGAAGTTGAGGCAATCAACCCGGACTTTGTAGCGAAGTTTCAGACCGAAATAGCTACTCAAATCGGAAACATCTTCAAGGCCCGAGGCGCACGAAGTCACATGATACAGCGTTCTGAAGCTACCGGGAAAGATGTCGTTATCGGTTATGAGACTGATGCCATTCAATCTATCGGGCAATATATCCGGGGCATTGCGGCAGGTGAGGCAAAGCGGGATCTGGCTATTAACCTAATTAAGGATTTTACCGGCACTTGGGAAAGCTGGACTGAATACAAGGAACGAGCCGGAGAGGGCGCAGATTGGAACGATTACAAAGAGCTTTGCAATGAACGAAGGATTGACCCAACCCGGCAGAAAAACGCTCATAATGAGTTGTTGACGTTCATGAAAGACGTGTTAAGGAATCAGGAGCAGGTTGACCGGATCGTTGGAACTATGACCGGCGCGGCTGTACTGAAATACTTGGCCGGCAGAGTGGCGGCTCCCTTGGTGAACTTAACGGCGCTGCCAACGGCTCTGGTTGGAACCATGCACGGAATCGCTAATGTGCCCTTTGCTAAATCATTTGCAAACATCACACGGGCTATCAAGTTTTATCGCACCTATCGGTGGGGTGATAAAGAAACGCTCCCCGCAGATATTAAGCGGCTGTTTGAAGACATCGACAAAAAAGGCTGGTTGGTTGCGCAGTATGACCGGGAAGCCTTGACCGTACTCCACAGCAAAGTCGGCAGGGGATATAATAAACTCATTGATTTGGGCATGTCCATGTTCGCCGTCACTGAGCAAATCAACCGGGCGGCTTCCATTGCAGGAACCTATCTTTCTGTAAAAGATCAGATGGGCCATGACGAAGCGCTTGAACTTTCAAAGGAAGTTTCTGACAAGGCCAATGGTGAGTACTCCAAAGGTAATAGAATGCACTGGACCCGAGGCGGAGGGCTTGCGGCAAATAGTTGA